AAGCGTCTGTACGGGCTCACCCCCTATGATTTTATTCCTCCCACAAGGCGTTTCTATAGCTTGGGGCACATACTCCTGACCCCTAACTATAATCTAATTACTTGTAGTGAACTGGCGCTATATCCGGGTTTTTGGAGCAGGTTGTACCTAGTGGGGCCTCCAAGATCCAACTACTTCCAACCGTTCTGTCTCCCTTCTATCgatacaccacagataacagtgatatctgagtacagataatggagtagatgtcacctgcagtcctatgtaacaccacagataacagtgatatctgagtacagataatagagtagatgtcacctgcagtcctatgtaacaccacagataacacagtgatatctctctgagtacagataatggagtagatgtcacctgcagtcctatgtaacaccacagataacagtgatatctgagtacagataatagagtagatgtcacctgcagtcctatgtaacaccacagataacacagtgatatctctctgagtacagataatagagtagatgtcacctgcagtcctatgcaacaCCACAGATACCCACCCAGTATGGACACTTTGCTCAGGAACTCCGCGTACATCTTACGTTTTCGTAACGTGCTGCCCTGTAAGAAGAGGAGAGGATTGTGTTACATGCACTGGCCCTCCCCAGACCTCACCCCCAGCGGATCCCCTCACCCACCATGAGGATTCTCCGGTAGCTGTCCCGGTCGATCCCCCACAGCTTCACATTGGTTTTGGCTTTCACAGTCGCAGCTCTCGGGGTCCCATAAATCAAAGCCAGTTCTCCGAAGCTGCCGCCCTCCCCTATGCTGGTCATCCACTCACTGCTGACGTAAACCTGTGAAACAGAGGATTGGTGGTCTGACTGGTCAAGCCCCGCCCCTAGAGACGGCAGACATCATACTCACATCCATCTCCCCCTGGTCCACCACGTAGAAGTTGTCTCCTTCGTCCCCTGCAAGAGGCCAGAACAGAATTACTGGGGCACCTCCAACCCCCCCAGAATCAGCCATCACCACAGACCCTCCTCCCGGCCCCCCCAGAATCAGCCGTCACCACAGACCCTCCTCCCGGCCCCCCCAGAATCAGCCGTCACCACAGACCCTCCTCCCGGCCCCCCCAGAATCAGCCGTCACCACAGaaaaccttccccccccccagaatCAGCCGTCACCACAGaaaaccttcccccccccccccccagaatcaGCCGTCACCACAGAACCTCCTCCCGGCCCCCCCAGAATCAGCCGTCACCACAGAACCTCCTCCCGGCCCCCCCAGAATCAGCCGTCACCCCAGAACCTCCTCCCGGCCCCCCCAGAATCAGCCGTCACCCCAGAACCTCCTCCCGGCCCCCCCAGAATCAGCCGTCACCCCAGAACCTCCTCCCGGCCCCCCCAGAATCAGCCGTCACCCCAGAACCTCCTCCCGGCCCCCCCAGAATCAGCCGTCACCCCAGAACCTCCTCCCGGCCCCCCCAGAATCAGCCGTCACCCCAGAACCTCCTCCCGGCCCCCCCAGAATCAGCCGTCACCCCAGAACCTCCTCCCGGCCCCCCCAGAATCAGCCGTCACCCCAGAACCTCCTCCCGGCCCCCCCAGAATCAGCCGTCACCCCAGAACCTCCTCCCGGCCCCCCCAGAATCAGCCGTCACCCCAGAACCTCCTCCCGGCCCCCCCAGAATCAGCCGTCACCCCAGAACCTCCTCCCGGCCCCCCCAGAATCAGCCGTCACCCCAGAACCTCCTCCCGGCCCCCCCAGAATCAGCCGTCACCCCAGAACCTCCTCCCGGCCCCCCCAGAATCAGCCGTCACCCCAGAACCTCCTCCCGGCCCCCCCAGAATCAGCCGTCACCCCAGAACCTCCTCCCGGCCCCCCCAGAATCAGCCGTCACCCCAGAACCTCCTCCCGGCCCCCCCAGAATCAGCCGTCACCCCAGAACCTCCTCCCGGCCCCCCCAGAATCAGCCGTCACCCCAGAACCTCCTCCCGGCCCCCCCAGAATCAGCCGTCACCCCAGAACCTCCTCCCGGCCCCCCCAGAATCAGCCGTCACCCCAGAACCTCCTCCCGGCCCCCCCAGAATCAGCCGTCACCCCAGAACCTCCTCCCGGCCCCCCCAGAATCAGCCGTCACCCCAGAACCTCCTCCCGGCCCCCCCAGAATCAGCCGTCACCCCAGAACCTCCTCCCGGCCCCCCCAGAATCAGCCGTCACCCCAGAACCTCCTCCCGGCCCCCCCAGAATCAGCCGTCACCCCAGAACCTCCTCCCGGCCCCCCCAGAATCAGCCGTCACCCCAGAACCTCCTCCCGGCCCCCCCAGAATCAGCCGTCACCCCAGAACCTCCTCCCGGCCCCCCCAGAATCAGCCGTCACCCCAGAACCTCCTCCCGGCCCCCCCAGAATCAGCCGTCACCCCAGAACCTCCTCCCGGCCCCCCCAGAATCAGCCGTCACCACAGAACCTCCTCCCGGCCCCCCGGTTACCTTGCTGTATCACGGTCTCTCCAGCGATGTACGTGACGGAGAACATGGCATCAAAGATATCACTGGAGGAAGAATAGGAGATCTCAGTCACAACCACCAGGGTCCCAGAAACTGAGATAGGAGGGGCTGTATGCAAGAAGCTGCTCTACACAGCATGGTCCAGAAAGAGGGGTCCCCTAACCCCCAGCAGgctgggaaacactgatctataCAGTAATCTACAGCAGCCATATCTCAGCTTCTGGAGTTCACCCCCGAATCCTCAGCTCTCTTACCTACTCACTATGTACACAGTACCTACAGCAGCCATATCTCAGCTTCTGTAGTTCACCCCCGAATCCTCAGCTCTCTTACCTACTCACTATGTACACAGTACCTACAGCAGCCATATCTCAGCTTCTGTAGTTCACCCCCGAATCCTCAGCTCTCTTACCTACTCACTATGTACACAGTACCTACAGCAGCCATATCTCAGCTTCTGCAGTTCACCCCCGACTCCTCAGTGCTCTTACCTACTCCTCATATACAGTAACCTACAGCAGCCATATCTCAGCTTCTGCAGTTCACCCCCGACTCCTCATCTCTCTTACCTACTCACTATGTACACAGTAACCTACAGCAGCCATGTCTCAGCTTCTGGAGTTACCTCCTCTCATTATCATCCAGATGGGCAAACAGCACGTTCTTTTCGATGGCTTTGGCCAGGGCGGCCATGGTCTTGTAGTCCTTGGGGATGACCTGCGGAGATGAGTGCAGCCTTTAAGCATCAGGCCCCCCAGGGTGCAGAGGATATGAGCCTTGCGAGGCGCACTTACCTTCCGCACATACGAGGCTGCATCCTCCTCCGTGTACACCTCCGCACTGATCGCTCCGCGCCGTCGCCTGCCCTTTACTACAGGGTTCATGGGTGGAGGAGGAGAGATCTCATCTTCACGGGAGTCTGAACGGGAGCCTGACTTCTGCTGGCTCAGGGTCTGTCTGGCTTCCTCCTGACAGGAAATAATGAAGAGCAAATCAGCAAAAACCGACTGAGTGGTAACGTGCCCCTCGAGGAACATTAATAGATGTGTGTCTTCTACTGGACAAGTAAGGAGCTGAACCAGTGGTGGAAGCCTTGGAAAGATGTGTGGTAAACTGGCTCAGTAGTAAGGTGCTGTAGATGAAGGTGACATGACAAAGTGGCTCAGTGGCAACGTGCTGAATTATGTGATGAGAATCTGGTTCAGTGGTAATGTCCTGTAGGTGGAGGTGTGATGAGACACTGGATTAGTACTGATGTCCTATACATGGAGGTGTGATGAGACACTGGTTTAGTACTGATGTCCTATACATGGAGGTGTGATGAGACACTGGTTTAGTACTGATGTCCTATACATGGAGGTGTGATGAGACACTGGTTTAGTGGTGATGTCCTGTAGGGGAAGGAGTGATAGGAGTCTGAGGGACCTACCTTCTCCAGCCGCTCAAAGTACTCTCGGAGGAAGGCCATGGGCTTGTCGGGCCGGGCGGTGCACAGCTGGACGATGCAGTCCTTCAGCAGCTGCTGGATGTTGTATTTCTGCACATAGTTCTCGCACTCACGCAGGCTGCGGTCCTCCTCGCTGCCGCACGACGCCATGATGCTGGAAGAGACGGCACACGTTACCTCctggctcagctcctcctgttgtaTAAAACGCTGccggcagattacacggtgacagggtcTCTttacatacagccaggtccataaatattgggacatggacacaattctaacatttttggctctattcaccaccacaatggatgtgaaatgaaacggacaagatgtgctttacctgcagactgtcagctgtaatttgaggggatttacatccaaatcaggtgaacggtgcaggaattacagcagttacatctgtgcctcccacttgttaaccacttcccatctgggccatttgcccccttcctgaccaggccaaattttgcaaaactgacatatctcactttatgtggtaataactttggaacgcctttatttatccaagtcattcagagattgttttctcgtgacacattgtacttcatgatagtcataaatttgagtcaaaatatttcacctttatttatgaaaaaatcccaaatttacccaaaaatttgaaaaattcgcaattttctaaatttcaatttctctgctttcaaaacagaaagtgatacctcataaaatatttataacttaacattccccatatgtctactttatgttggcatcattttggaaatgacattttatttttttaggacgttagaaggcttagaagtttagaagcaattcttcaaatttgtaagaaaattgccaaaacccactttataaggaccagttcaggtcggaagtcactttgtggggcctacatagtggatacccccataaatgaccccattgtagaaactacactcctcaaggtattcaaaaccgattttacaaactttgttaaccctttaggcgttccacaagaattaaaggaaaatggagatcaaatttttaaatttcacttttttggcagattttccattttaatcaatttttttctttaacacatcgatggttaacagccaaacaaaactcaatatttattacccagattctgcggtttacagaacaccccacatgtggtcgtaaactgctgtatgggcacacggcagggcgcagaaggaaaggaactccacatggtttttagatgccatgtcccatttgaagccccctgatgcacccttacagtagaaactcccaagaagtgatcccattttgtaaaccaggggataaggtgccagttttattagtactatttttgggtacatatgattttttgatcattccttataacactttatggggcaaggtgaccaaaaaaccggaattagtcttaccggtaattctgtttccatgagatcatcacgacggcatacaaggagattgacccctgacctctgtaggggcaggaacagagaaaggttaaataccctcctcccaccaccaacaccagtgtttccaaaaTCACACAGAGCAACCCGGTGGTGGAAAATAGTGAAACAAAGGTATTACTTCATACCTTCTAGAGACCTACTAggtcaaaatgatttaaatcatagggagggaataacgtgccgtcgtgatgatctcatggaaacagaattaccggtaagactaattccggtttttccatagcatcatcacgacggcatacaaggagatataaaaaatatatcagttaAGGGGGGGCTACAGCCTGGAGGACTTTCCGCCCGAAGGACAGATCAGAAGATCTGGAAAGATCCAGGCGATAGTGCTTTATAAATGTATGAATGCTGGACCAAGTGGCAGCACGACAGATTTCCTCCAGAGAAGCCCCAGCTCTCTCCGCCTGAGAGGAAGACATGGCTCGAGTGGAATGGGCCCTAATGTTGACTGGACATGTAAGGTTTTGTATCTGGTAACAAAGACTAATGGCTTCTTTGAGCCATCTAGCTATAGAGGACCGGGAGGCTTTTTGGCCCTTAAATCTTCCTCCAAACAGGACTAGAAGATTGTCAGATTTTCTAAACTTCTCAGTCACCGTGATATAGTTTAGGACTGCCCGTCTAACGTCCAGAGAGTGAAACGCCAATTCTTTATCATTAGAGGGGTGCTGGCAAAAAGAAGGTAGGGTAACCTCCTGGCTCCGATGAAAATTGGATACGACTTTGGGGAGAAATCCAGGATCCAAACGGAGAATAATCCTATCATCTAGAACACGGAGGTAGGGTTCCCTGATTGATAGGGCTTGTAATTCCCCTACTCTGCGGGCCGAAGTTATCGCAATTAAGAAGGCCGTTTTCAAGGACCATAATTTTATTGGACAGTCAGACATGGGTTCAAAGGGTGGTAAAGTAAGGCCTGTAAGAACGACGTTCAGATCCCAGGAAGGGACACGGGCGGTGATCGTTGGGCGGAGCCTCGTCGCCGccttaatgaatcttttgatccaACGATGGCCGGCTATATCTTGGTCAAAGAAACAACCTAGGGCTGAAATTTGGACTTTCAAGGTAGAGGGTCTAAGTCCCAGGTCCAGACCTTGCTGTAGGAAATCCAGTATTCTTTGGATGTTGGGTTTACGCAAATGTGGCGATTCGTCCCCACTCCAGGAACAAAAACGTTTCCATATCTTAAGGTAAATTGCTGACGTtaccttctttctggaggcttTCAAAGTAGCAATAACTCCGTCTGACAGGCCCTGAAGCTTCAGGGTTTGGGACTCAGGATCCAAGCCGCCAATTTCAGAAACTGCGGGTTTGGGTGTAGAACTGGACCCTGCTGGAGTAGATCCCCCCGCACAGGAAGGAGCCATGGATCTtgtagggaaaatttttggagggatgagaaccagcttctctttggccataggggagcgatCACAATCACCGTGGCCTTGTCTTGAAGAATTTTTTGTACCACCTTCGGAATTAGAGGAAGTGGAGGGAAGGCATAGCACAGATTCCAATGCCAACGAATGGCGAAGGCGTCTAAGGCATGAGGTCTGTCCCTGGGGTTTAGGGAACAGAATGTTTCCACCTTTGAGTTTGCCCTGGTGGCAAACAGATCCACGTCGGGCATACCCCATTTCCTTACTACCAGCCCGAATATTTCTGGACTTAGAGACCATTCTGTATGGTCGATTCTGTGGCGACTGAGAAAATCCGCTTCCTGATTTAGTATTCCCTTCAGATGAACTGCCGATATCGAGGCCACATTCTGTTCTGCCCAAGCAAAGATTTTTGTTGACAGCGCTTGTAGGGTTACGGACCGCGTTCCTCCTTGATGGGAGAGGTAGGCAATGGCCGTAGTGTTGTCCGACAGCACTTTTATGTGATGATGACACAACATTCCCTCTGCCACCTTTAACACCTCCCAGACTGCTCTCAGTTCCCTGAAGTTCGATGACTGGGATCTGATCGAATCTGGCCAAGTGCCCTGGAACATACGATCCCCCACCTTTGCACCCCAGCCGGACAGACTTGCGTCTGTTATTACCTGGACCTGGGGAGTTTTCTGCCACGGATTTCCCCGAGATAAGTTTCCGTGGTCTTTCCACCAATTTAGGGACTGCAGAATCTGAGTTGGTGGACTTACTTGATGATCTAGAGAGGATTGGCACTTGTCCCAGACACTCAGGATCCAGGACTGTAGGGGTCTGAAGTGTATTTGACACCAGGGAACTGCCTGAATACAGGATGTTAGCAGGCCCAGCAGACTCATCGCCTCTCTGATAGAGCAGGATCTTCTTTTTtgaaaggacctgatcttttgttGGAGAACTGATATTTTGTCTCGAGGTAGGAATACCGCTTGCCTTCGGGAGTCTAGGATCATCCCTAAGAAACGAACTTCCCTTGAGGGGGTGAGGACGGACTTTCCTTTGTTCACGATCCACCCCAGATCGTCTAGGATGGAGAGAAAAAGCTTCAGGTTCGAACTGATTTGGCTGAGACTTTCGCTGACTAGaaggaaatcgtccaaataagGGATTATCATAAGTCCCTGTCTTCGGGCAAaggcgaccatctctaccacTACTTTGGTAAATATTCTTGGCGCAGATGAAATCCCGAAGGGAAGGGCCCTGAACTGGTAGTGATGGACGTTTCCTGATATATCCTGGATTGCAAACCGGAGAAACTTTTGTGAGTCGGTGTGAATGGGAATGTGGTAATAAGCGTCTTGTAGGTCTATTGTGCACATGAAGACGTCTTTGCTTAGCAGAGGGATTGTAGATGctagggtctccatcctgaatttttgaTAACGGATGAATCTGTTTAGTGGTTTCAGGTTTATGATAGTCCGAAAAGCGCCTTCTTTCTTCCTGATTAGAAATAGGGTTGAATAGAAACCCCTGCCTCTTTCTGGAGGCGGGACCGGTGAGATTACATTCATTAAGTGAAGTTTCTGGACTCCTTGCCAAAGGTTCATTTGGAACCGTGTCAGTGAAAATTTGTTTGGGGGTCTTGAAGACCACTCTATTTGGTAGCCTGCCCCGACTACCTTGGAAATCCAGGGGTTCTGGGAGATGGATTCCCATGACCCCAGGAATCTTGAGAGTCTTCCCCCCACCCCGACGTCATTGCTTATCGGAGGATTTTGGGTGGGAGAAGGattggcctcttcctcttcccccttTTGGATAGCTCCAACGTCCTGatttccctttccccctgtagcTTTTTTCTTGACCCGAGGAGGGGCGAAAAGGATACCGGCGTCTGGAGGGGCGATCTTCCGGAAACCCCTTCTTTCTGTCCGCGGCCTTCTCTAGAATCTTATCTAGCACCGGGCCAAACACATATTCTCCAGAAAAGGGTATGGAACAGAGCTTCAATTTAGACGTCTTGTCCCCTGACCAGCACTTCATCCAGAGGGCTCTTCTGGCTGCATTGGAAAGTGCCGCGTCTCTGGCTGAGAATCGGACTGATTCGGCAGAGGCATCCGCCAGGAAGGCCGTGGCGGATTTTAAAAGAGGGAGAGAACTAAGAATTTGTTCCCTAGATGTTCTATCCTTAATATGAGTTTCCAATTCTCCCAACCAAAGATACATGGATCGGGCGACTGAGGTAGCCGCAATATTGGTTTTAATATTGAACATGGACGCCTCCCAGGATTTCCTGAGAAGACTGTCCGCTTTACGATCCATTGAATCTTTAAGTTGGGAGGTATCTTCAAATGGGAGAGATGTTTTTTTGTTCACTTTGGCCACCTGTACATCGATCTTGGGAATTTCATTGAAAATTTTAGATTCCTCTGGATCAAAAAGCAACCTATTTTTGAACGCAGCCGGGACTCCCAGACGTCTTTCTGGATCTGCCCACTCATCAAGGACCATATCCCTAATACTCTCGTTAATGGGGAACACACGAGTTTTCTTGACTCTTAGGCCCCCAAACATTTCTTCTTGTACTGAATGGGTACGTTGCACAACTTTTTAGGGTAGCAGTCAGGAAGTCTGCTATTGCAGGAGATACATTTGAGtgtctttttgatttttttcgggGCTTCTTTAGCCTAAAAGAGAGGAGAAGGCAGGGCATCAGGGtatgaccactagagggagagagagagagcaagagGGGGACAGCAGAGGCGAGCTAGCTGCCCCTGGAAATAActtcctctctctcttttttccccCTTCCACCCATTACAGCAGGAGAGGGGGATCAACAGACTCCCTGACCTGCACAAACAATACCCCCGAAGGGGACTCACAGTTGGTAGCAGCGCCGGTGGCTCAGCTCTGGGGGATCGCTCAGATGCTGACATCGTCCTCTCTGTAGGCAAGGGTTCCGCACCAGTGGGGACCGATCCTGGGAGCGTTCTGACACTGGCGGTAACCAGCGTTTATGCCTCGGTTTTAAACTGGGCTCCACGCTGCCGccgcgacgtcacttccgggtcgccGGCCGTGACGTCAGAAACATGCGCTCCATGCGCCGGCGCGCACCCAGCTATCGCCCTTTCCTTAGGCTAGGAGGGAGTCTGCGCCAGGGACAGGCCCCGGAATAACCAGGACGAGATAGCCCTGAACCCCCTGCCCAGCGTTAGTACTTGGACCGCGGGAGGGCAGGGGGACGCCATGCTGGATGCCGGCGTTTTCCAAAGGtaacggaaaataaaaaaataagcaggTTCCATTTCCTTAGCTTCATCTCCCTGCatacagggagacctttctctgccctgtcctctgtagggacaggaaacaccggtgttggtggtgggaggagggtatttaacctttctctgttcctgcccctacagaggtcaggggtcaatctccttgtatgccgtcgtgatgatgctatggaaaaattggttgttttagcagtttctatttatttatttttacagcgttcacctgaggggatcagtcaagtgacatttttatagagcagattgttacggacgtggcgatacctaatatgtatactttttctcatttattaaagttttacacaataatagcatttttgaaaccaaaaaattataatatataatataattataaattataaattttaatgtgtccatgttgtgagggctatagttttttttattttttgagagattttcttatgtaggggctcattttttgcgggatgaggtgacggttttattggtaccattttgtgggacatacgcgtttttgatcacttggtgttgcaccttttgtgatgcaaggtgacaaaaattgcttgttttgacacagtttttttaatttattttttactgtattcacccgaggggttaggtcatgtgatatttttatagagctggtttttacggacgcggcaatactaaatatgtctattttattttttctattttttttttttattccttacttgggattttttttttttttttacatgtgaaccttttttttattttattttttcaacactttattttatttttattttattttacacttttcgtcccccataaggtcatacaagacctctgggggacatttacttcactttttctttttttttcactgttgatttctcctgtaactggggctgacatagtagccccagttacaggacaaatgcacccctatagaggctgtacagcagtatactgcgctgtacagcctcacagcagggctgatcgaggtctctgagagacctcacacagctcctgcacactccggtcacggcgatcacatgaccgccgggccggaacaggaagcgcacagcgcttcctgctctgcagacacagcgctcggtgagcgctgtgtctgcagcgattgtgaaggcagggacacctgggcactgtccctgccttgtcttagggttgccctgctgtcactgacagcgggcaacccgatcagcagctgcacgattagcgtgcagctgctatttctgacaggacgttttaaaacgtgctgtcagaaatagacgtccacccataggacgtttatatcctatgggcggacgtgaggcggttaagggaccaaaagtaatgggacagaataataatcaaactttccctttttaatacttggtagcaaatcctttgcagtcaattacagcctgaagtctggaacacatagacatcaccagacgctggtctcatccctggtgatgctctgccaggcctctactgccactgtcttcagttcctgcttgttcttggggcattttcccttcagttttgtcttcagcaagtgaaatgctcaatcggattcaggtccggggattgactcggccattgcagaacattccacttctttcccttagaaaacgctttggttgcttttgcagtatgctttgggtcattgtccatctgcactgtgaagcgccgtccaatgagttctgaagcatttggctgaatatgagcagataatattgcccgaaacacttcagaattcatcctgctgcttttgtcagcagtcacatcatcaataaatacaagagaagcagttccattggcagccatacatgcccacgccatgacactaccaccaccatgcttcactgatgaggtggtatgcttaggatcatgagcagctcctttccttctccatactcttctcttcccatcactctggtacaagttgatctcggtctcatctgtccataggatgttgttccagaactgtgaaggcttctttagtgtcatttggcaaactctaatctggccttcctgtttttgaggctcaccaatggtttccatcttgtggtgaaccctctgtattcactctggtgaagtcttctcctgattgttgactgtgacacacatacacctacctcctggagagtgttcttcatctggccaactgttgtgaagggggttttcttcaccagggaaacagttctttggtcatccaccacagttgttttccgtggtcttccgggtctttcggtgttgctgagctcaccggtgcgttccttctttttaagaatgttccaaacagttgtttcggccacacctaatgtttttgctatctgtctgatgggtttgttttgttttttcatcctaatgatggcttgcttcactgatggtgacagctctttggatctcatcttgagagttgacagcaacagattccaaatgtaaatagccgactggaaatgacctctggaccttttatctgctcattgtaattgggataatgagggaataacacacaccggccatggaacagctgagaagacaattgtcccattacaagtgggaggcacatatggaaactgttgtaattcctgcaccgttcacctgatttggatgtaaatcccctcagattacagctgacagtctgcaggtaaagcacatcttgtccgtttcatctcacatccattgtggtgatgtatagagccaaaaatgtcagaattgtgtccatgtcccagtatttatggatctgactgtatagTCTGCTCagcgcctcctgctctataacacgctggctGAAGAGGTTAATGTTATGGCAGTGCGCGTCATCTTGGTGCAGTAATCCATTTTAGGGTTGGGATCAGAAATCCCATTATGCACAGAGGTCAAGGACAACGCTCATCAGTTGCTGTAATAAAAGAACCCCCACATAACACCCCCTCCTGACCGCCaccaggtgctgcacctaaatgCCAAAATGCCACTAATTAACCAACCAATAGTGACTCTGCCTTCAAAGCATCGTCCAGGGGCCCTGAATACAGGTCATCCAGGACGGGAGCCAGCAGTATACACCAACATCAATCATCCCCCGATGCACTCACCCtcaggtctccccccccccccagtgctgtcacctcctcctcctcatgtctcttccccccccccccccccggtgatgCCACCCTCAGGTCTCCCCTCTTCCCTTGTGATGCCACCCTCAGGTCTCCCCCCCGGTGATGTCACCTTCTCCTCACCCTCAGGTATCCCCCCACCCGTGATGTTACCCCCTTCTCATCCTCaggtctcccccccccttcccccggtgaTGCCACCCTCaggtctctcccccccccccccttcccccaatgaTGCCACCCTCaggtctcccccccccttcccccggtgaTGCCACCCTCAGGTATCCCCCCCAGTGCTGTCACCTTCTGCTCATCCTCAGGTATCCCCCCCAGTGCTGTCACCTTCTGCTCATCCTCAGGTATCCCCCCCAGTGCTGTCACCTTCTCCTCACCCTCAGGTATCCCCCCCCAGTGCTGTCACCTTCTCCTCACCCTCAGGTATCCCCCCCAGTGCTGTCACCTTCTGCTCATCCTCAGGTATCCCCCCCCAGTGCTGTCACC
This window of the Bufo bufo chromosome 6, aBufBuf1.1, whole genome shotgun sequence genome carries:
- the PRKAR1A gene encoding cAMP-dependent protein kinase type I-alpha regulatory subunit yields the protein MASCGSEEDRSLRECENYVQKYNIQQLLKDCIVQLCTARPDKPMAFLREYFERLEKEEARQTLSQQKSGSRSDSREDEISPPPPMNPVVKGRRRRGAISAEVYTEEDAASYVRKVIPKDYKTMAALAKAIEKNVLFAHLDDNERSDIFDAMFSVTYIAGETVIQQGDEGDNFYVVDQGEMDVYVSSEWMTSIGEGGSFGELALIYGTPRAATVKAKTNVKLWGIDRDSYRRILMGSTLRKRKMYAEFLSKVSILESLDKWERLTVADSLEPVQFEDGQKIVVQGEPGDEFFIILEGTAAVLQRRSEIEEFVEVGRLGSSDYFGEIALLMNRPRAATVVARGPLKCVKLDRPRFERVLGPCSDILKRNIQQYNSFVSLSV